The following coding sequences are from one Schizosaccharomyces osmophilus chromosome 1, complete sequence window:
- the gpt1 gene encoding UDP-glucose-glycoprotein glucosyltransferase Gpt1, translating to MKWNKWLAFVPFLSLCFAAKPIDVKVSTAFSKPSFVALLAESLHEENRDSFLWFLNNLPSIRTDDLSTDEQLYNHTVDSLKTDNILSQEELTTFSYSVALSSGAPKLAAFSSVVSSHPENCNTFLVLNDQTNLCFSDLPKNFSLFSEDYQPTPLDYIVLGDYSSEALPVAVIVTDFGVEFDKFHRLYLSLAKRKECNYILRYAPPQDADFKKLYVSSFGAHASLKSTDYLVMDDREIPMSSSKDNINRIGESKKKSEVLFDLESDELEIVTQDQIAGLDMLASEAIIRSKNPLRTFKLLAQDFPMYAQHLASKVSISEDLIEDVNNLQSLAIPEGQNAIWLNGIPIDLQETDAFTILSWLRKERHILSGFQKLGIEPSKASKVLSSEQFDVSEAEFKFVRFHCQDDLEDNKAIFWMNEVETDTRYSKWPKSIMQLLTPIYPGQLHLLRRQLHTVIYPIFPSSSSSISLLSELIQFSRRPSPVQTGLVCVAPEGDEFGKTVCRAFHYVAKTSSKPNALKFLFKCLASDPSAGAWALVEEHMPLEDYDEETFSKIKTSLNSNIYDTILLKSFQWSSRLGLDPESQDVIVNGRIIAHDEHYDSNMYGIFIEDIPEIQLAVAREMVSEEENLLDYLLKSAPHTRNPLIYPSSKSKIKQVDMLSLLDGTGYTHSDLLTIGDRKAKYSIWLVTDFASQEGLEISAILAEALSKFESSNLVLIQSDFEDELPTLITQLSSYSHPTNENLLKLLKNSTNKQHAKTTNKVKSKLAKYSEASKAIVANINQPSHSALILNGRLITSVSVDKLGVEDFEMLLSQEKSNYMGKLDNALDNASQLQKKGILPFVSSYLKKLEFDYVHGSVPGREKAMFPRDNFHSQLPTSSLTIGTDNFDSCTYHFVAILDPLSKASQKWSAILESISHLDGVGVRIYLNPSKGLSDFPLSRFYRYSIEHEPVFDSEGHIKDSSIEFDKLPAETLLTMDIESRDTWVVMQDEVDIDLYNIKLEHTSPKVHDEPISAVYELKNILIQGFSQEENVKTPPRGMQLALETLQHEHSTDTIVLANLGYFQLKANPGIWNLKPLSGRSSQFYTITTLDKLNPSEEKQVVLNSFEGVTLYPVMRRNPGFESSDILDEDMSPQRFFDKMKKKINLFTNRNREPTINIFSVASGHLYERFMYIMTKSVMQHTNKKVKFWFIENFLSPSFKHSIPVLASEYGFEYEYVTYNWPEWLRNQDEKQREIWGYKILFLDVLFPLDLHKVIFVDADQIVRADLQELMDMDLQGAPYAYTPMCDSREEMEGFRFWKQGYWEKFLRGLKYHISALYVVDLDRFRKMSAGDLLRRQYQLLSADPNSLSNLDQDLPNNLQHLIPIHSLPQEWLWCETWCSDQSLKKAKTIDLCQNPLTKEKKLDRARRQVSEWTTYDNEISALLRNAEEKSLHLTFTPSVQDSQENKEDTDEL from the coding sequence atgaaatggaatAAATGGCTGGCatttgttccttttctttctctttgttttgCTGCCAAGCCCATTGACGTTAAGGTCTCTACAGCATTCAGCAAGCCTTCGTTTGTAGCTCTGTTAGCTGAATCTTtacatgaagaaaatagagATAGCTTTCTATGGTTTTTAAACAATCTACCCTCAATTCGAACCGATGACTTGTCTACCGATGAGCAGTTGTACAATCACACCGTTGACTCTCTAAAGACCGATAACATCCTATCCCAAGAAGAGCTTACTACATTCTCTTATTCTGTTGCGCTTTCAAGTGGCGCACCAAAGCTGGCCGCTTTTAGCAGTGTTGTTTCTTCTCATCCTGAGAACTGTAACACTTTCCTAGTTTTAAACGATCAAACgaatctttgtttttctgaTCTACctaaaaacttttctcttttttccGAGGATTATCAACCAACACCCCTTGACTATATTGTTCTAGGTGATTATTCCTCAGAAGCACTTCCAGTCGCTGTCATAGTTACCGATTTTGGAGTAGAATTTGACAAGTTTCATAGGCTCTACTTATCtttagcaaaaagaaaagaatgtaaCTACATTTTACGTTACGCACCTCCTCAGGATGCTGACtttaaaaaactttatGTCAGCAGTTTCGGTGCTCATGCCTCTTTAAAGAGCACGGACTATCTGGTAATGGATGATCGGGAAATCCCAATGTCTTCTAGTAAAGACAATATCAATAGAATTGGGgaatccaagaaaaaatcagaaGTTCTCTTTGACTTGGAGTCCGATGAACTGGAAATCGTCACTCAAGACCAGATTGCTGGTTTGGATATGCTGGCATCAGAAGCCATTATTAGGAGCAAAAACCCTTTGAGAACATTCAAGCTTCTTGCTCAGGATTTTCCAATGTATGCTCAGCACCTAGCGTCAAAAGTCAGTATTTCTGAGGATCTTATAGAAGATGTCAATAATCTTCAATCACTTGCGATACCTGAAGGACAAAATGCTATTTGGCTGAATGGAATTCCTATTGACCTTCAAGAAACCGATGCCTTTACCATTCTTTCCTGGTTGCGGAAAGAGCGTCACATATTATCAGGATTTCAAAAGTTGGGAATTGAACCTTCGAAAGCCTCGAAAGTCCTATCCAGTGAGCAATTTGACGTTTCGGAAGCTGAATTTAAGTTTGTTCGCTTTCACTGTCAAGATGATTTGGAAGACAATAAAGCAATCTTTTGGATGAACGAAGTCGAAACTGATACACGATATAGTAAGTGGCCCAAAAGCATTATGCAATTGTTGACACCAATTTACCCCGGTCAACTACATCTCTTAAGGAGACAGTTGCATACTGTTATATACCCTATTTTCCCTTCTAGTagttcttcaatttcactGCTTTCTGAGCTTATTCAGTTTTCTCGTCGACCTTCTCCTGTTCAAACTGGACTTGTGTGTGTAGCACCAGAGGGGGATGAATTTGGTAAGACGGTCTGTCGTGCATTCCATTATGTTGCTAAAACAAGTTCAAAACCAAATGCCCttaagtttttgtttaagtGTCTTGCAAGTGATCCATCTGCGGGTGCTTGGGCTCTTGTTGAAGAGCATATGCCCCTTGAAGACTACGATGAAGAAACCTTttctaaaataaaaacatcTCTTAATTCCAATATATATGATACGATATTATTAAAGAGCTTTCAGTGGAGTTCGCGCTTAGGATTAGATCCAGAAAGCCAAGATGTTATTGTTAACGGACGAATAATTGCCCACGACGAGCATTACGACAGTAACATGTACGGTATATTTATTGAAGATATCCCGGAAATTCAGCTAGCTGTAGCTCGAGAAATGGTCTCTGAGGAAGAAAACTTATTGGATTACCTCTTAAAGAGTGCGCCGCATACTCGCAATCCTTTGATTTATCCCTCTTCGAAatctaaaataaaacaagtgGATATGCTTAGCCTTTTAGATGGCACAGGGTATACCCACTCCGATCTTTTGACCATCGGCGATAGAAAGGCGAAGTATTCAATTTGGTTGGTTACAGATTTCGCTTCTCAAGAAGGACTTGAAATATCCGCAATACTGGCTGAAGCACTTTCAAAGTTTGAAAGCAGTAACCTAGTCTTAATTCAATCTGACTTTGAGGATGAACTGCCGACATTAATTACCCAATTAAGCTCTTATTCTCATCctacaaatgaaaatttgctCAAATTACTGAAAAACAGTACGAATAAACAACACGCCAAAACGACTAATAAAGTGAAGTCCAAACTTGCTAAGTATTCGGAAGCATCCAAAGCTATTGTTGCGAATATTAATCAGCCCAGTCATTCGGCCTTGATACTGAACGGAAGATTGATTACTTCAGTTTCTGTTGACAAGTTAGGAGTAGAGGATTTTGAAATGCTGCTCtctcaagaaaaaagcaattataTGGGCAAACTTGATAATGCTCTTGATAACGCTAGTcaacttcaaaagaaaggtaTTCTGCCGTTTGTTAGCTCATAcctaaaaaaattggaattcGACTACGTACATGGCTCCGTTCCAGGACGTGAAAAGGCTATGTTTCCTAGGGATAATTTTCACAGCCAGTTGCCAACGAGTTCTTTAACCATAGGAACGGataattttgattcttGTACTTACCATTTCGTTGCTATTTTAGATCCTTTGTCTAAGGCATCGCAAAAGTGGTCTGCTATACTTGAATCCATTTCTCATTTGGATGGTGTCGGCGTTCGTATTTATTTGAATCCTTCAAAAGGCCTTTCCGATTTCCCTCTTTCTAGATTTTATAGGTATTCGATTGAGCATGAACCTGTTTTCGATAGTGAAGGACATATCAAAGATTCAAGTATAGAATTTGATAAACTTCCCGCAGAGACTCTACTTACTATGGACATTGAATCTCGTGATACGTGGGTGGTAATGCAGGATGAGGTGGACATAGATCTTTATAATATCAAATTGGAGCACACATCACCTAAGGTACACGATGAACCTATTTCGGCGGTTTACGAGCTTAAGAACATCCTTATACAGGGTTTTTCTCAAGAGGAGAATGTGAAGACACCACCTCGAGGAATGCAATTGGCACTAGAGACTTTACAGCACGAACATTCTACTGACACAATTGTTCTTGCCAATTTGGGTTACTTTCAGTTGAAAGCTAATCCTGGTATTTGGAACCTAAAACCGTTGTCTGGTCGCTCATCTCAGTTTTATACTATTACAACATTGGATAAACTTAATCCTagtgaagaaaagcagGTGGTTCTTAATAGCTTTGAAGGGGTGACTTTATATCCCGTGATGCGAAGAAATCCCGGTTTTGAATCCTCCGATATATTAGATGAAGACATGAGTCCACAGAGATTCTTTgacaaaatgaaaaagaaaattaactTGTTTACAAATAGAAACAGAGAGCCAACCATCAACATTTTTTCGGTTGCCAGCGGACACCTGTATGAACGGTTCATGTATATCATGACAAAGAGTGTCATGCAGCAtaccaacaaaaaagtaaagttTTGGTTTATTGAAAACTTCCTTTCCCCTTCTTTCAAGCATTCAATTCCAGTCTTGGCGAGTGAATATGGATTTGAATATGAATACGTAACTTATAACTGGCCTGAATGGCTAAGAAATCAGGACgagaaacaaagagaaatatGGGGATATAAGATTTTGTTCTTGGATGTATTGTTCCCACTCGATCTTCATAAAGTTATTTTTGTGGATGCTGACCAGATAGTCCGTGCGGATTTACAGGAATTAATGGACATGGATTTGCAAGGAGCTCCATATGCTTATACTCCTATGTGTGATTCTCGTGAGGAAATGGAAGGTTTCCGTTTCTGGAAGCAGGGATATTGGGAAAAGTTTCTGCGTGGCCTCAAATATCATATAAGTGCTCTTTACGTTGTTGATCTTGATCGTTTTCGTAAAATGAGCGCAGGAGATTTGCTTCGTAGACAATACCAATTATTGTCAGCCGACCCTAACTCATTGTCAAATTTGGATCAAGATTTACCCAATAATCTCCAACATCTGATCCCCATTCATTCACTTCCTCAAGAATGGCTTTGGTGCGAGACTTGGTGCAGTGATCAGAGTCTGAAAAAAGCCAAGACGATTGATTTGTGCCAAAATCCTTTgacgaaagaaaagaaacttgaTCGTGCTCGTCGCCAGGTGAGTGAATGGACTACTTATGACAACGAAATTTCTGCGTTGTTGCGAAATGCTGAAGAAAAGTCTCTGCATCTTACCTTTACGCCTTCTGTTCAGGATTCACAAGAGAATAAGGAGGATACGGATGAGCTATAA
- the rpn3 gene encoding 19S proteasome regulatory subunit Rpn3: MAEQHKEMEVDSVKQPETTKSVDQVEKKVEAPRTALQDVEANIVALNQATKQRDPRLVYRALRTTSNISRRLSVETLGHLIKKYYSTEPETKKELLSVIGVNDLRMDESKDENENKGASLPEVSMYLQLLVGVTLFYNEKYDDGAGYMVKVVQRLQSFDRRTLDQIAAKLYFYYTLFLEKCNRSVECRNTLLAVHRTATLRHDTESQAMILTLLLRNYIQFNLYDQADRLVSKTVFPVNASNNLAIRYQYYLGRIRAIQLDYTTAHEHLVSAIRKAPNTIYAVQFLQAVYKLHVVVQLLMGEIPERRIFRQKSLEKTLIPYLRISQAVRIGDLNAFTDALSKYETEFRYDGLHTLICRLRHTVIKTGLRMISLSYSRVSLRDVCIKLGLDSEESAEYIVAKGIRDGVIDASIDHKNAFMASNEAFDIYATEQPQQAFHERIQFCLALHNDSVKSMRYPMDAHKSELEDVEEARRRMDKEMAEADLDDDEPDLGDF, from the exons ATGGCAGAGCAACATAAAG aaatggaGGTAGATTCTGTGAAACAACCGGAAACTACGAAATCAGTGGATCAAGTAGAGAAGAAAGTTGAAGCACCTAGAACAGCTTTACAAG ATGTTGAGGCTAATATTGTTGCCTTAAATCAAGCTACAAAGCAAAGAGATCCAAGACTCGTATATCGGGCTTTAAGAACAACTTCCAACATCAGTCGTCGCCTTTCAGTTGAAACTTTAGGCCATCTTATCAAGAAATATTATTCTACTGAGCCCGAAACGAAGAAAGAACTTCTTAGCGTGATTGGGGTGAATGATTTGCGAATGGATGAAAGCAAGgacgaaaacgaaaacaagGGTGCTTCTCTCCCAGAAGTCAGCATGTATTTACAGTTGTTGGTTGGTGTTACGTTAttttataatgaaaaatatgatGATGGTGCTGGTTACATGGTAAAGGTTGTGCAACGCTTACAATCATTTGATCGCCGTACTTTGGATCAGATTGCAGCAAAACTATACTTTTATTATACCCTGTTTCTCGAGAAATGTAACCGTTCTGTGGAGTGCAGAAATACCCTGCTGGCGGTACACCGGACAGCAACTCTTCGTCATGATACAGAATCGCAAGCTATGATTTTGACTTTACTGTTGCGCAATtatattcaattcaatCTTTATGATCAGGCAGACCGATTGGTTTCCAAAACAGTATTCCCTGTCAACGCAAGCAACAACTTGGCAATTCGTTATCAATACTATCTTGGACGAATTCGCGCGATTCAGTTGGATTACACTACTGCTCATGAACATTTGGTGAGTGCTATTCGAAAGGCACCCAATACCATTTATGCCGTTCAATTCTTGCAAGCCGTTTACAAATTGCATGTCGTTGTTCAATTGCTCATGGGAGAGATTCccgaaagaagaatattcCGTCAAaaatctttggaaaaaacgCTAATTCCTTACTTACGCATCAGCCAAGCTGTACGAATTGGTGATTTGAACGCTTTTACAGATGCGTTGTCAAAATACGAAACTGAATTTCGTTATGACGGACTACATACTTTAATTTGCAGATTGCGCCATACAGTAATTAAGACGGGTTTGAGAATGATTTCTTTGTCATATTCCCGAGTTTCTTTGCGAGATGTCTGTATAAAGTTGGGCTTGGACAGTGAAGAAAGCGCCGAGTATATTGTTGCCAAGGGCATTCGAGACGGTGTAATTGATGCCAGTATTGACCACAAGAATGCCTTTATGGCTAGTAACGAAGCATTTGACATTTACGCTACAGAGCAACCTCAGCAAGCTTTCCATGAACGCATTCAGTTTTGCTTGGCACTTCATAATGACAGCGTAAAGAGTATGCGCTACCCGATGGATGCTCACAAGAGTGAGTTGGAAGATGTAGAAGAAGCGCGTCGACGAATGGACAAAGAAATGGCAGAGGCCGATTTAGATGATGACGAGCCTGATTTGGGcgatttttaa
- the ubc4 gene encoding ubiquitin conjugating enzyme E2 for APC and SCF Ubc4/UbcP1 yields MALKRINRELADLGKDPPSSCSAGPVGDDLFHWQATIMGPADSPYAGGVFFLSIHFPTDYPFKPPKVNFTTRIYHPNINSNGSICLDILRDQWSPALTISKVLLSICSLLTDPNPDDPLVPEIAHVYKTDRQRYELSAREWTRKYAI; encoded by the exons ATGGCTTTAAAGAGAATTAACCGTGAGCTTGCTGATCTTGGAAAGGACCCACCCTCCTCTTGCTCAGCTGGACCTGTTGGTGACGATTTGTTCCACTGGCAAGCAACTATTATGGGACCT GCTGATAGTCCTTATGCTGGAggtgttttctttctctcaATTCACTTTCCCACTGACTATCCCTTTAAGCCCCCCAAG GTGAACTTTACCACCAGAATTTACCACCCCAACATCAACTCCAACGGTAGCATCTGTTTGGACATCCTCCGTGATCAATGGTCACCAGCATTGACAATTTCCAAGGTTCTCTTGTCTATCTGCTCTTTGCTTACCGATCCCAACCCTGATGACCCTCTTGTTCCTGAAATTGCCCACGTCTACAAAACCGACAGACAACGTTATGAACTCAGTGCCCGTGAATGGACTAGAAAATATGCAATCTAG
- a CDS encoding endomembrane system protein, FAR-17a/AIG1-like protein family protein, AIG1 and ADTRP-like protein, with product MQQRSSSTRIKSFLLHSVATASLLWSFNWVEKNGDLAIRNSYGSHFQHLTILSLAITLLTMLVSLLADITDWKVFHNIKPVLLYIVCPLESIVTVLYWSIVMYDRSLLIPKTRPIQLPLDFDLSVHLMPTVFCLLDYLFFSPPFSLSFKVSTLLYLAVAFSYMWWVEKCYEVNKFYAYPILAILEPVQKGILYGTACVLSLLSYIVLKTVHPYALPPHNAR from the exons ATGCAACAAAGATCTTCTAGTACGCGTATTAAGTCATTCCTACTGCATAGTGTAGCTACTGCTAGCCTTTTGTGGTCATTCAATTGGGTCGAAAAAAATGGTGATTTGGCTATCCGAAATTCATACGGATCTCACTTTCAGCATTT AACTATTTTATCCTTGGCTATAACATTGCTTACTATGTTGGTAAGCCTGCTGGCCGACATTACAGACTGGAAGGTTTTCCACAACATTAAGCCCGTTCTTTTGTATATAGTATGTCCTCTTGAGTCAATTGTTACAGTCCTATACTGGTCTATTGTTATGTACGACCGTAGTCTGCTCATTCCTAAAACCAGGCCTATCCAGTTGCCCTTGGACTTTGACTTGAGTGTCCATTTGATGCCTACTgtattttgtttgcttgattatttatttttctctcCTCCCTTCTCCTTGTCCTTCAAGGTGTCTACTTTGTTGTACCTTGCCGTGGCTTTCAGCTACATGTGGTGGGTTGAGAAATGTTATGAGGTTAACAAGTTTTATGCGTATCCTATCCTAGCTATTTTAGAGCCAGTACAAAAGGGCATTTTGTACGGAACTGCCTGTGTCCTTTCGTTACTATCTTATATTGTCTTAAAAACAGTACATCCTTACGCACTTCCTCCTCACAATGCCAGATAA